Proteins encoded together in one Chaetodon auriga isolate fChaAug3 chromosome 20, fChaAug3.hap1, whole genome shotgun sequence window:
- the mprip gene encoding uncharacterized protein mprip isoform X1 → MSTAKENPCRKFQANFFNKSKCQNCFKPRELHLLTDQDLTQAKPIYGGWLCLAPEGTDFDNPMQRSRKWQRRFFVLYEHGCLRFALDESPSTLPQGTVNMNLCTDVIDAEPKTGQKNSLCIITPDQEYFIRGENKEIINGWSEQLVVYPRTNKQNQKKKRKVEPATSQEPGPAKVAVTGSGIPEAEKVPDSSSIIWQEELNQREAEGAAVWASADLPPGSPLPPTGDLASVTQGSDAGSVNGDEVDRGSMALHGSAPQPPSDLLSPTGSCSSLGGVPRCLSPAPSDPFPSGSSLLSNGSHISGSVSSLDSDASGSTVTSTDSHPANQRGGHSYSHHDTPRSRRLEAEARKAEKRSRFRSPDRQEREAVLSPERSRSGVIEKLEALELENPEKMEVEESGRSGARQGRSEHRRFHREEHRHDVGHGLDFPSTLPPLRRAKSLDRRTTDSVMTPDLLNFKKGWMVKLDEQGQWKKYWFVLTDHSLRYYKDSIAEEASDLDGEIDLSTCCNVTEYQAQRNYGFQIHTQEGVHTLSAMTAGIRRNWIQAVMKNVRPSTAPDVASSTEDHGSFSPLEGLVRPDVTQDSPSSEASSVERESAPGVVKSRARERRREGRSKTFDWAEFRPIAQALAQQRAQEAEILQADMGELERSRRREERRKRYESVTSSSAEQMPVKEGGRTDCESGEGVGETDSLGPTPMERQQRVEEVIEQHWQQVESTPIREERRVPLPTTVQSRETAELEKLLENYKQGIEDLKAQLESCHQQLLDSNKHKQELELQLRTALEREQDIRAGYISPLEHPLGLEADVMPQMKRPELVSSQAQSLTKKYQETKELLKLQELKKRNMQAQLGLSLSHIKEPYFSEPQKPSILEGPPPEPVQKTVSFLLQDGTEAIEELENLITDKPLTLKELAKLLRSHSCNRETAERRQLQKILETWKYQQEIENETLRKSLARAGESIREYESRLLTMEDLVGKVQKQSFESLKSPYGPLSEIEKHSETNDVTIGMLSQRVELLTSENGALKQRCQEIVNQLTEADREIDRLKAELISQQGGKQHHLVMEELKRLKAEQAENQANAIDREYYERELNEKSLRLHEALVTLEELGNTLKDTEKKLQLKEATLKGLGFRADYEDEDLYQGKEQLKDLLDTSQAKLLETEANLQSTEQRCFELEARNSELITLNQESERINREKLREAENEIRMLREKLEMKTSRVEKTVSECVEAGEKQVDDKGPIKQVVEEMEMKSEAINQVLEMLAKVDVNVERMSSDLKSTLFSSSEEEPLCVSQKDMRLVMEGEFWSQLLGTSKVTPEEDRHSCERSVAEQMMAQKRLMLLIRRICPLAEVDSEVTEPDFATMYRWLDNETNALIHKELTETLEAKSNNLKQIASSVKLAKDDKLLSLVLASFDFGKEQKQSSEYLFDALKEAYMTYLMTRLKVQHEKEQKQKQTEVQIGNLDCPNCPKLREATRDLESKVVALQSQLSEASLKTTTGPQTLIQIEGEPIDSLDQYIELHDMIARHRKELREVKDSYEREAEKLRQEIRKASETLRVRSEENVKEIDSLTNCMENLKKKHEMERTNLMERFDREMEELRGMVSPASPEKNSADEDRPPHHASAQTSTLKERIQELVTQVSVMTQEMRRREEQGDITTLRQKYEKDLENLKATCERGFAAMEESHQKVIDELQRKHQRELENLHEEKERLLAEETAATIAAIEAMKNAHRTELEKELDKARKANSNTENADIEEIRRQHEEELCSFQREIEVLSEQYSQKCLENAHLAQALEAERQALRQCQRENQELNAHNQELNNRLAAEITKMRSMTSEDGVGDTNTTIQGKELYELEVMLRVKESEVQYLKQEINSLKDELQAAQRDKKYATDKYKDIYTELSIVKAKAERDLGRLRDQLQLAHEALGEPSLEDMERGGYDIMKSKSNPDILKMAAAAAKRSERTMRSKSLKEGLTAEQRLHLFENKDTKEF, encoded by the exons ATGTCTACCGCAAAAGAAAACCCTTGTAGGAAATTCCAGGCGAACTTTTTCAACAAAAGTAAATGTCAGAACTGCTTCAAACCACGAGAGTTGCATCTATTGACGGACCAGGATTTGACCCAG GCTAAACCTATTTATGGTGGATGGCTGTGCTTGGCCCCTGAGGGAACTGACTTTGACAATCCAATGCAGAGATCCCGG AAATGGCAGCGGAGATTCTTTGTGCTGTACGAACATGGCTGCCTGCGTTTTGCCCTGGACGAATCG CCAAGCACGCTGCCTCAGGGCACAGTGAACATGAACCTATGTACAGACGTCATAGATGCAGAGCCCAAGACAGGCCAGAAGAACTCCCTGTGCATCATCACCCCGGACCAGGAGTACTTCATCAGAGGAGAGAATAAAGAGATCATCAATGG GTGGAGCGAACAACTGGTGGTATACCCCCGAACCAACAAACAGAACCAGAAGAAGAAACGCAAGGTGGAGCCTGCCACCTCCCAG GAGCCGGGCCCAGCCAAGGTAGCAGTGACCGGCTCTGGTATCCCCGAGGCAGAGAAGGTTCCGGACTCAAGCTCCATCATCTGGCAGGAGGAGCTGAaccagagagaggctgagggggCTGCTGTCTGGGCCTCTGCTGACCTGCCTCCAGGATCACCGCTGCCCCCCACAG GTGACTTGGCGTCTGTGACACAGGGCTCTGATGCAGGCTCAGTGAATGGAGACGAGGTGGACCGGGGCAGCATGGCACTGCACGGTTCTGCACCCCAGCCCCCCAGTGACCTACTCTCCCCAACAGGCTCATGCTCCAGCCTGGGGGGCGTCCCGCGCTGTCTCTCGCCGGCCCCCAGCGACCCCTTCCCCTCCGGCAGCTCCCTGCTCTCTAACGGCTCCCACATCAGTGGCTCGGTCAGCTCTCTGGACTCAGACGCCAGCGGGAGCACTGTGACCAGCACTGACAGCCACCCAGCCAACCAGAGGGGCGGCCACTCCTACAGCCACCACGACACGCCGCGATCCCGGCGGCTGGAGGCTGAGGCCAGGAAGGCGGAGAAGAGGAGCCGGTTCAGGAGCCCTGAcaggcaggagagggaggccGTCCTCAGCCCTGAGAGGAG tcgCTCTGGTGTTATTGAGAAGTTGGAGGCCTTAGAGCTGGAGAATCCAGAGAAAATGGAGGTGGAAGAGTCGGGGAGGAGTGGAGCCAGACAGGGCCGAAGTGAGCACAGACGCTTCCACAGAGAG GAGCACAGGCATGACGTGGGTCATGGTCTGGATTTTCCCTCCACCCTACCGCCTCTGCGCAGAGCCAAGTCCCTGGACAGAAGGACCACTGATTCAGTCATGACG CCGGATTTGCTGAACTTCAAAAAAGGCTGGATGGTGAAGCTGGATGAGCAAGGCCAG TGGAAGAAGTACTGGTTTGTCCTGACGGATCACAGCCTGAGATACTACAAGGATTCAATTGCAGAGGAG GCCTCTGACCTGGATGGTGAGATTGACCTGTCTACTTGCTGCAATGTAACTGAGTACCAGGCTCAGCGTAACTATGGCTTCCAAATACAC ACCCAGGAGGGGGTGCACACTCTGTCGGCCATGACAGCAGGGATACGAAGGAACTGGATCCAGGCAGTCATGAAGAACGTCAGACCCTCCACTGCCCCTGATGTGGCAAG CTCAACTGAGGATCACGGTTCCTTCTCTCCTTTGGAGGGTCTGGTTAGGCCAGACGTCACCCAGGACTCCCCGTCTTCTGAGGCCTCGTCTGTGGAGAGAGAATCTGCTCCGGGTGTCGTAAAGAGCAGGGCACGTGAGCGCAGAAGAGAAGGCCGCTCTAAGACCTTTGACTGGGCAGAGTTCAGACCCATCGCTCAGGCCCTGGCTCAGCAGCGGGCACAGGAGGCCGAGATCCTCCAGGCAGACATGGGAGAGCTGGAGCGCAGtcggagaagagaggagaggcgGAAGAGGTATGAATCTGTGACCAGCTCATCGGCAGAGCAGATGCCCGtcaaagaaggagggaggacagactgTGAGAGTGGAGAAGGAGTCGGAGAAACAGACTCGTTAGGTCCCACACCTatggagaggcagcagagggtTGAGGAGGTGATTGAACAACACTGGCAGCAGGTGGAGAGTACGCCCATACGGGAGGAAAGGAGGGTGCCTCTGCCCACCACAGTGCAATCCAGAGAGACCgcagagctggagaagctgctggagaattACAAGCAAGGG ATAGAGGACCTGAAGGCACAGTTGGAGAGCTGTCACCAGCAGCTCCTTGACTCAAACAAGCAcaagcaggagctggagctcCAGCTGAGAACAGCTCTGGAAAGAGAGCAGGACATTCGGGCAGGTTACATCTCTCCG CTGGAGCACCCTTTGGGTCTGGAGGCTGATGTGATGCCCCAGATGAAGAGGCCCGAACTGGTTAGTTCTCAAGCACAGAGTTTAACAAAGAAGTACCAGGAGACCAAAGAGCTCCTGAAGCTGCAAGAGCTGAAAAAGCGCAATATGCAGGCACAGCTTGGCCTCTCACTTTCTCACATCAAGGAACCTTACTTTTCTGAACCCCAAAAACCATCCATTCTGGAAGGTCCCCCCCCTGAACCTGTCCAAAAAACAGTCAGCTTCTTGCTCCAGGACGGCACAGAGGCAATTGAGGAACTAGAAAATTTGATAACTGATAAACCTCTGACTTTAAAGGAGCTGGCAAAATTATTGAGATCCCATAGTTGTAATcgagagacagcagagagacgtCAACTTCAGAAGATCTTAGAGACTTGGAAGTACCAGCAGGAAATAGAGAATGAAACATTAAGAAAGAGTTTAGCCAGGGCAGGAGAAAGCATCCGTGAGTATGAATCCCGTCTTCTCACCATGGAGGATTTGGTGGGGAAGGTTCAGAAGCAAAGTTTTGAAAGCCTTAAAAGTCCATATGGCCCCCTTTCTGAGATCGAAAAACATTCTGAGACAAACGATGTGACAATCGGGATGCTCTCGCAGAGGGTTGAACTTTTAACAAGTGAAAATGGGGCATTGAAACAACGATGTCAGGAGATAGTAAACCAGCTGACTGAGGCTGACAGAGAAATAGATAGACTGAAAGCTGAGCTGATCAGTCAGCAGGGCGGCAAACAGCATCATCTGGTCATGGAAGAGCTGAAAAGGCTGAAGGCTGAACAGGCTGAAAACCAGGCGAATGCTATAGACAGAGAGTATTATGAGAGGGAGCTGAATGAAAAATCCTTGAGGCTTCATGAAGCTCTGGTTACGTTGGAGGAGCTTGGTAACACCctaaaagacacagagaagaagctgcagtTGAAAGAGGCCACGCTGAAAGGTCTTGGCTTTCGAGCAGATTATGAAGATGAGGATTTGTACCAAGGGAAAGAACAACTCAAAGACCTACTCGACACCTCACAAGCAAAGTTACTTGAGACAGAGGCAAACCTTCAGTCTACAGAGCAGCGCTGTTTCGAACTTGAAGCCAGGAACAGTGAACTAATCACACTAAACCAAGAATCTGAGAGAATCAATAGAGAGAAGCTAAGAGAAGCAGAGAACGAAATAAGAATGCTGCGAGAGAAGTTAGAAATGAAGACAAGTAGAGTTGAAAAGACAGTTAGCGAGTGTGTTGAGGCAGGAGAGAAGCAGGTTGATGATAAAGGACCTATAAAGCAAGTAGTagaagagatggagatgaagTCTGAAGCGATTAATCAGGTTTTAGAGATGTTAGCAAAGGTAGATGTTAATGTAGAGAGAATGTCCAGTGATTTAAAAAGCACTTTATTCAGTTCTTCTGAAGAAGAGCcactgtgtgtgagtcagaaagATATGAGGTTGGTAATGGAGGGAGAGTTCTGGAGCCAGCTGTTGGGTACATCCAAAGTAACaccagaggaagacagacacagCTGTGAAAGAAGTGTAGCAGAACAGATGATGGCACAGAAGCGCTTGATGCTCTTGATTAGGAGGATTTGTCCACTAGCAGAAGTTGACAGTGAAGTGACAGAACCAGATTTTGCAACCATGTACAGATGGCTTGATAATGAAACAAATGCTCTGATTCATAAGGAATTAACAGAAACCTTGGAGGCGAAGTCAAATAATTTGAAGCAGATTGCATCCAGTGTGAAGTTGGCCAAAGATGACAAGCTTCTGTCTTTGGTTCTAGCAAGCTTTGATTTTGGTAAAGAACAGAAACAGTCGTCTGAATATCTGTTTGATGCCCTTAAAGAAGCCTACATGACTTACTTGATGACTAGGCTGAAAGTCCAAcatgagaaagaacaaaaacaaaagcagacagaagTTCAGATTGGAAACTTGGATTGCCCAAATTGTCCTAAATTGAGAGAAGCTACCAGAGATCTTGAGTCCAAGGTGGTAGCTCTTCAGAGTCAGCTATCCGAGGCCTCTTTGAAAACCACCACAGGGCCACAAACTTTAATACAGATTGAAGGAGAGCCAATAGACTCATTGGATCAATACATTGAGCTCCATGACATGATAGCCAGACATAGGAAAGAACTGCGAGAGGTCAAAGACAGCTACGAGCGGGAAGCTGAAAAGTTGAGGCAGGAAATCCGAAAGGCCAGTGAGACACTGCGTGTCCGCtcagaagaaaatgtgaaagagATCGACTCGCTGACGAACTGCATGGAGAATCTGAAGAAGAAGCACGAGATGGAGAGGACAAACCTCATGGAGAGGTTTGACCGGGAAATGGAAGAGCTGAGAGGCATGGTGAGTCCGGCAAGCCCAGAGAAGAACTCAGCAGACGAGGACAGACCACCGCATCATGCCTCGGCCCAAACATCCACCCTGAAGGAGCGTATTCAAGAACTCGTGACCCAAGTCTCAGTCATGACCCAAGAGATGAGACGGCGCGAAGAGCAGGGCGACATAACAACTCTACGGCAGAAATACGAGAAAGACCTGGAAAACCTGAAG GCCACCTGTGAGAGGGGCTTTGCTGCCATGGAGGAGTCCCATCAGAAGGTGAtagatgagctgcagaggaaacaccagagagagctggagaacCTGCACGAGGAGAAAGAGCGACTGCTggcagaggagacagcagcCACGATCGCTG CAATTGAAGCAATGAAAAACGCCCACCGGACAGAgttggagaaggagctggacAAGGCTCGCAAAGCcaacagcaacacagaaaaCGCAGACATAGAGGAGATTCGCAGACAACACGA GGAGGAGCTGTGTTCGTTCCAGCGGGAGATTGAGGTGTTGTCCGAGCAGTATTCCCAGAAGTGCCTGGAAAACGCCCACCTGGCTCAGGCGCTGGAGGCCGAGAGGCAGGCCCTCAGgcagtgtcagagagagaaCCAGGAGCTCAACGCACACAACcag GAGCTGAACAACCGTCTCGCAGCAGAGATCACCAAGATGCGCTCCATGACATCTGAGGATGGCGTGGGAGACACCAACACCACAATACAGGGAAAGGAACTCTACGAGTTAGAA GTGATGCTGAGGGTGAAGGAGTCAGAGGTTCAGTATTTGAAGCAAGAAATCAACTCCCTGAAAGATGAACTCCAAGCTGCTCAAAGA GACAAGAAATATGCAACAGACAAGTACAAGGACATCTACACGGAGCTGAGCATCGTCAAGGCCAAAGCAGAGCGGGATCTGGGCCGGCTCAGAGACCAGCTGCAGCTGGCTCACGAGGCACTGGGGGAGCCGTCACTGGAGGACATGGAGCGAGGAGGTTATG ATATCATGAAGTCCAAAAGCAACCCCGACATCCTCAAGATGGCAGCCGCTGCAGCCAAACGCTCAGAGCGCACCATGAGGTCAAAG